The following DNA comes from Paraburkholderia phytofirmans PsJN.
GCTCTTGCGTCGCGTAGGCGGTAATGAAAATAACAGGAACCGGCCGCTTCCATAGGTTGATCGATTCCAGCAGCGCAAAACCGTCCATACCCGGCATGTGAATATCCGCGACTACAAGCTTCAATGCCGAGCGGCCCGTATCACCTAAAAGATGATTGGCGGACTCGTAAACAGTCACCTTCCAGTTTGCCGAACGAAGCAAACTGGATGTCGCCATCCGGACGAATTCGTCGTCGTCCACCACCCCAATAACCGCAGGAGAGCGCTTTGTTCTCATCTCGAGTCCGCAGGGCATCGAAAGGATTCGGAAAGGCTGAATCCTTTAGGCAAATTACAGGCCTGGGGAGCAGGCGACAATAAGACCTTAGAATGATTTTAGTGACAGTTCGTATTAGCCGGGATCGTTCCCGGCTTGGAACGGCGGATAGCGCACAGCGACTCCAGAAAATGCAATCCGACGCCTCAATGCAAAGGCAGCACCTGCTGCAGCTTCCTGACGACATCAGGCACCGAGCGCGCCTGCAACTTGTGCATCGCTTGCGCGCGATGGATCTTGACCGTTACTTCGCTCAGACACAGGAGGTCGGCGATCTGCTTGTTCAGCAGTCCGTCAGCGACCAGCCTGATGACTTCCCGCTCGCGCGCCGTGAGCGAATCGTAGGTTTGACGGATAACCGCCACGATCCTCTCCTGGCGTTTTAATTCGGCATCCCTTTTCAGTGCCGCGGCGATCGTATCGATCAGATCCTGATCCTTGAAGGGTTTGGTCATGAAATCGAAAGCACCCGCCTTCATTGCCTTGACGGACATCTCGATGTCACCATGCCCGGTCAGAAATATGACCGGGAATCGAACACTTTCTTTGAAGGGATCCTGCTGCAACGTCAGTCCGCTCGTGCCTCGCAGACGAACATCGAGAATCAGACAACTTGGCACATCCGGCATGTCGGTGGCGAGAAACTCGTCGGCCGATTCGAAGGCGCGAACGTGAATTCCAACCGACATGAGCAGAGAGGTCAGGGCGCCTCGAATGGACTCGTCGTCGTCGACCACATAAACAAGCGAGTCCGGCAATGGTTCACTTCCCGCCCCTACGTTGTCATGTTTCATCGCTCGATCTTCGAAAAGTTCGTTACGCTAAGCTGACGCCGACACTTTTCGTATAGTAAGCAATGCTCGCGCTTATCGCTACCTGTTGCGCACGGTCTTCTTTCGTTTCATTGCGTCGCCACCGTTTCATTACGCGGTAGCCCGAGCGACGATCAGGCAAGAAAGTTTATTCTCCTGATGAATGGAGTGATCCGTATGACCGAAGCATCCGTTCGCTTTCGCGGATTGACTTACTGAAGGCAGACGCGACTCAACTCCACTGTCCGCCGATACACGTTTTTGTCGAGCCACGGAACGAAGGTGTACTCGTCGTAGGCGTGAGTGCCGACAAAAATCCAGTTGTGCAATACGCGAGACATAACCACCTCCTCAAATAAGTACGTCGACGCGCAAGCGCATTTCTTTCGATACGCTATTGCCCGCGCGACGGCTTCTCCCGCGAAGACGCGGCGGCGAATGCGATTACGCACGCAGCCTTGCCGAAGCATTCGATCGAAGAAAAGATTGCTATCGCGAAGGAATGGATGAATTCCATCGGAAGTGCGGGTGCGATGGCCAATACGCTCGCACCGCAGAGAAAGGCAAAAATTCCGCGAGCGAAGCGTGCTTTGGCAACCGCAGCGAGACCCGTGCCGACCACTACGAGCTTCGACACGAGCAGGGCAAGCAGCCCGCCGTGGACTTCGGCTCCGCCCAACTCTAGTGGCGCTTCAATCAGAGACCACCCGCAGACTACAAGCACGAGCGTTCTGAATACCCGCTCGGATAGCGCATTCACTGTAGTGGCTTCGGTGTGCATCTCGCGCGGTGCCGATGGGAGCGCATCGCCATGCAGGCTGATCACCGGATTTGCTGCTTCCCTTGTATTCACGACTCGCCCTCCAGATGATGGTGCGCGAGACGGCCGCACTCGCCATGAGATCAAGGTACATGGCCGAGCCGCTGAAAACTATTGTACGAACGGGTGGCATGCCCACTGAAAAAGCGTGTGGAACTCATACGGCCGTATATGCAATGGGAGAGAAGGTCCGGTCTCGGGCATATCTATACGGGCAGACCGCCCGTGTCAAACCTGCGCACAGCTATCGGCGAACAGGAAGACCTTGGTTACACGGTGTAAAGAGTGAATTGAGGCTAACGTGGTTCGTGGCGTCGCGATTCGGTTCTATGATCCTTCCACCCAACGCCGCCCGGTGGCGTATCCCGTGTTCTTCACGATCGGCACAACGGGCCGGCGCAACAGTGGAAATCTAACGGAATTAGCGATGAAACTCATATTTG
Coding sequences within:
- a CDS encoding response regulator; its protein translation is MRTKRSPAVIGVVDDDEFVRMATSSLLRSANWKVTVYESANHLLGDTGRSALKLVVADIHMPGMDGFALLESINLWKRPVPVIFITAYATQELLERAEAGGAAGFFSKPVDDARLLARIGEILRK
- a CDS encoding response regulator transcription factor, with product MKHDNVGAGSEPLPDSLVYVVDDDESIRGALTSLLMSVGIHVRAFESADEFLATDMPDVPSCLILDVRLRGTSGLTLQQDPFKESVRFPVIFLTGHGDIEMSVKAMKAGAFDFMTKPFKDQDLIDTIAAALKRDAELKRQERIVAVIRQTYDSLTAREREVIRLVADGLLNKQIADLLCLSEVTVKIHRAQAMHKLQARSVPDVVRKLQQVLPLH